A window from Tenacibaculum singaporense encodes these proteins:
- a CDS encoding YfhO family protein, whose product MNLKKFLPFAIAIIVFAIASVLYFNPVLSGKQIKQSDITQFIGMSKDVKEYRAEKGEEPYWLDNAFSGMPAYQVSAYYPNDFVRYVDKVIRFLPRPADYLFLYFLSFFLLLTALKVDWKLAVLGSLSFGFSTYLIIIFGAGHNAKAHAIGYMPMVIAGVIYIFRKRYLLGFILTALAMALEVYSNHPQMTYYLGFCLLILVIVEGVEAFKSRTLPVFFKQSAILVAAMLIGIGANSTRLLAMKEYADYSTRGKSELTINPDGTSKEKSTGLGKEYITEYSYGIAETFNLMIPRFMGGGTVEELGEDSNFYQVLEQNAGRSVAKEYSSQVLTYWGKQPIVEAPAYIGAIVFFLFFLGIFLVKGRLKYWLVAATIFSIVLSWGKNFSIITNFFIDYIPLYNKFRAVSSIQVIAELCVPLLGILALKEFFSSENSSEEKENAVKKAFYIVGGISLLFLLFGSSLFAFEGLRDAQYQQLPELIDALIADRKSMLFNDSLRSLLLVLAVAGMLWFYLKGKFKQVPVLIVLGGLIIFDLVSIDANYVNKEDFTSARRVQKPFTATKADAEILKDKGYYRVVNFSVSPMQDGRTSYFHNSIGGYHAAKMKRYQELFDYQIAKNNMEVLNMLNTKYFIISDEQFQENPEANGNAWFVNSLKKVSSANEEIIALDSLNTKSEAVINSNEFNLKADVFQKDSIATINLVKKDLTELIYEASTTSEQFAVFSEIYYKDGWNAYIDGESVPYYRVNYVLRGLEVPVGKHKITFKYEPAVIKTGSSLSLLCYAFLFIIPIGWFVIKKKKN is encoded by the coding sequence ATGAACTTAAAGAAATTTTTACCGTTTGCAATAGCAATTATTGTTTTTGCAATAGCATCTGTATTGTATTTTAACCCGGTTTTAAGCGGAAAACAAATTAAACAAAGTGACATTACTCAGTTTATAGGAATGTCAAAAGATGTAAAAGAATACAGAGCTGAAAAAGGAGAAGAGCCTTATTGGTTAGATAATGCTTTTAGTGGAATGCCAGCATATCAGGTAAGTGCTTATTATCCGAATGACTTTGTACGTTATGTTGATAAAGTTATTCGCTTTTTACCTAGACCTGCGGATTATCTTTTCTTATATTTTTTAAGTTTTTTCTTATTATTAACTGCCTTAAAAGTTGATTGGAAACTAGCTGTTTTAGGAAGTTTGTCCTTTGGGTTTTCTACCTATCTGATAATTATTTTTGGAGCAGGACACAATGCGAAAGCACATGCTATAGGTTATATGCCAATGGTGATTGCAGGAGTAATTTATATTTTTAGAAAAAGATATTTACTTGGGTTTATTTTAACGGCTTTAGCAATGGCTTTAGAAGTTTATTCAAATCATCCACAGATGACTTATTATTTAGGATTTTGTTTGTTGATTTTGGTAATTGTTGAAGGTGTTGAAGCTTTTAAATCGAGAACATTACCTGTGTTTTTTAAACAATCAGCTATTTTGGTTGCAGCAATGTTAATTGGTATTGGAGCTAATTCTACTAGGTTGTTAGCAATGAAAGAGTATGCTGATTATAGTACGAGAGGAAAATCAGAACTAACAATTAACCCTGATGGAACATCAAAAGAAAAGTCTACTGGGTTAGGTAAGGAGTATATAACTGAATATAGCTATGGAATAGCCGAAACATTTAACTTGATGATTCCTCGTTTTATGGGAGGAGGAACAGTTGAAGAGTTGGGAGAAGACTCAAACTTTTATCAAGTTTTAGAGCAAAATGCTGGTAGAAGTGTAGCAAAAGAGTATTCTAGTCAAGTGTTGACTTATTGGGGGAAACAACCTATTGTTGAAGCACCAGCTTATATTGGTGCGATAGTTTTTTTCTTATTCTTTTTAGGAATTTTCCTAGTAAAAGGACGATTAAAATATTGGTTGGTGGCAGCTACCATTTTTTCTATCGTATTAAGTTGGGGTAAAAACTTTTCTATAATAACGAACTTCTTTATCGACTATATACCTTTATATAATAAATTTAGAGCAGTTTCGTCTATTCAAGTAATAGCAGAATTATGTGTTCCATTGTTAGGAATTCTGGCATTAAAAGAATTTTTCTCTTCTGAGAATTCTTCCGAAGAAAAAGAAAATGCAGTAAAGAAAGCTTTTTACATTGTCGGAGGTATTTCTTTATTGTTCTTATTGTTTGGATCTAGTTTGTTCGCTTTTGAAGGATTACGTGATGCACAATATCAGCAACTTCCAGAGTTAATTGATGCTTTAATTGCAGATAGAAAATCAATGTTATTTAACGATAGTTTACGTTCTCTTTTATTGGTTTTAGCTGTTGCAGGAATGTTGTGGTTTTATTTGAAAGGAAAATTTAAGCAAGTACCTGTGTTAATTGTATTGGGAGGATTAATAATTTTTGATTTAGTCTCAATAGATGCTAATTATGTTAACAAGGAAGATTTCACTTCAGCTAGAAGAGTACAAAAACCATTTACAGCAACAAAAGCTGATGCAGAAATTTTAAAGGATAAAGGATATTATAGAGTTGTTAATTTTAGCGTAAGTCCTATGCAAGACGGTAGAACTTCTTATTTTCACAATTCGATAGGAGGGTACCATGCTGCCAAGATGAAACGTTATCAAGAGTTGTTTGATTATCAAATAGCTAAAAATAATATGGAAGTGCTAAATATGTTAAATACTAAGTACTTTATTATTAGCGATGAACAATTTCAAGAGAATCCAGAAGCTAATGGGAATGCATGGTTTGTAAACTCATTAAAAAAAGTATCTTCAGCTAATGAAGAAATTATAGCATTAGATAGTTTGAATACTAAATCAGAAGCGGTTATAAACTCAAACGAGTTTAATCTAAAAGCCGATGTGTTTCAAAAAGATTCAATTGCTACAATTAATCTAGTAAAGAAAGATCTTACTGAATTGATATACGAAGCAAGCACAACTTCAGAACAATTTGCTGTATTTTCTGAAATCTATTACAAAGATGGATGGAACGCATATATTGATGGAGAAAGTGTGCCATATTATAGAGTAAACTATGTTTTAAGAGGATTAGAAGTTCCTGTAGGAAAACATAAAATAACTTTTAAATATGAGCCTGCAGTAATTAAAACAGGAAGTTCATTGTCTTTACTTTGTTATGCTTTTCTATTCATAATACCTATTGGTTGGTTTGTTATAAAAAAGAAGAAGAACTAG
- a CDS encoding DUF4159 domain-containing protein, translating to MKNLTLLFIFLLSLNISSQEIAVIQYKGGGDWYANPTALPNLVKFTNLNTKTQIDKNIQNITLDDETIFDYPIVFITGHGNILFTNDEISILRSYLISGGFLHVSDNYGLDKYIRRELKKVFPELQLQEIPNNHPIYHQTFSFPKGLPKIHEHDKKPPQGFGLFYEGRLIVFYDYESDLSDGWEDTAVHNNPKETRIKALQMGANIIEYAFKH from the coding sequence ATGAAAAACCTCACCCTGCTTTTTATTTTTCTATTAAGTCTAAATATTTCTTCTCAAGAAATAGCTGTTATACAATATAAAGGAGGTGGTGATTGGTATGCAAATCCTACAGCTTTACCTAACCTTGTAAAGTTTACTAACTTAAACACGAAAACCCAGATTGATAAAAACATACAAAACATTACGCTTGACGACGAGACAATCTTTGACTATCCAATAGTTTTCATTACTGGACATGGTAATATTTTGTTTACAAATGACGAAATCTCAATACTAAGAAGTTACCTTATTTCAGGAGGCTTTTTACATGTATCAGATAATTATGGTCTTGATAAATACATACGAAGAGAATTAAAAAAAGTTTTTCCTGAATTACAACTTCAAGAAATTCCCAACAACCACCCTATTTATCATCAAACTTTTTCCTTTCCTAAAGGCTTGCCAAAAATTCACGAACATGATAAAAAACCTCCTCAAGGTTTTGGTTTGTTCTATGAAGGTAGACTTATAGTTTTTTATGATTACGAAAGTGATTTAAGTGATGGATGGGAAGATACTGCCGTACATAACAATCCAAAAGAAACTAGAATAAAAGCTCTACAAATGGGAGCCAACATAATAGAATATGCTTTTAAACATTAA
- a CDS encoding transporter, translating to MIKKLLILFVFCSILTTNAQYTPVINSNKPGFSESPYSVGSGVYQFETSIFYRKMNATPTFSNPEALGLNLFFRTSFISEKLEVNFNTSLQRDKIAFKNIFESSYNKTGLSQFSLGAKYLIYAPKYDDKSKEIRSWKKRHSFDWKRWIPHIGVSAGINIGSFLTDYHERGGFSPKVGILLQNEFSDKLNVITNLHYDYIGTDFSQLSYIVTGTYNFNDYWSGFAEIQGIFEEYEKKTNIGAGAAYLFSENLQFNASLRANLQQDEIGIYSSLGVSYRLNRHKDDFVEIDEFGNKIEEEKPVKYDENRNFFGRMFSKVGKLFSKKEKRKVDLDNDSGNGELLNEKPKRERQGSLVDMIVKEDKKQKKKTAKEERKAAKKAKKKAEKEARRKEKERLKLEKQIKKEEEKEAKRKEKERLKLEKEIKKLEEEIKKEEQQEKEKEKEKEDN from the coding sequence ATGATTAAGAAACTTCTTATCCTTTTTGTTTTTTGCTCTATTCTAACTACTAACGCGCAATATACACCTGTTATAAATTCAAATAAGCCAGGTTTTTCTGAAAGCCCTTATAGTGTTGGCTCGGGTGTTTATCAGTTCGAAACAAGTATTTTTTATAGAAAAATGAATGCTACACCAACTTTTAGCAATCCTGAAGCCTTAGGATTAAACTTGTTTTTTAGAACCAGCTTTATTTCTGAAAAATTAGAAGTAAACTTTAATACTTCTTTACAAAGAGATAAAATAGCATTTAAAAACATTTTTGAGTCATCATATAATAAAACAGGGTTAAGTCAATTTAGTCTAGGTGCAAAATATTTGATTTATGCTCCTAAATATGATGATAAGAGCAAAGAAATAAGAAGTTGGAAAAAAAGACATTCTTTCGACTGGAAAAGGTGGATACCACACATTGGTGTTTCTGCTGGTATAAATATTGGAAGTTTTTTAACTGATTATCATGAAAGAGGTGGGTTTAGTCCTAAAGTTGGTATTTTATTACAAAATGAATTTTCTGACAAATTAAATGTAATTACTAACCTACATTATGATTATATTGGAACTGATTTTTCTCAACTTTCTTACATAGTAACGGGTACCTATAACTTTAATGATTATTGGTCTGGTTTTGCTGAAATACAAGGTATTTTTGAAGAATATGAGAAAAAAACTAATATAGGAGCAGGTGCCGCCTATCTTTTTAGTGAAAACTTACAGTTCAATGCTTCTTTAAGGGCAAACTTACAACAAGATGAAATTGGTATATATAGTTCTTTAGGAGTATCATACAGACTTAATAGACATAAAGACGATTTTGTTGAAATAGATGAATTTGGAAACAAGATTGAAGAAGAAAAACCTGTTAAGTATGACGAGAATAGGAATTTCTTTGGTCGAATGTTTAGTAAAGTAGGAAAACTATTTTCTAAAAAAGAGAAGAGAAAAGTTGATTTAGATAATGACTCAGGTAATGGAGAGCTTTTAAACGAAAAACCTAAGAGAGAACGCCAAGGGTCTTTGGTTGATATGATTGTTAAAGAAGATAAAAAACAAAAGAAAAAAACAGCTAAAGAAGAAAGAAAAGCTGCTAAAAAAGCTAAGAAGAAAGCCGAAAAAGAAGCGAGGCGTAAAGAAAAAGAACGCTTAAAACTTGAGAAACAAATTAAAAAAGAAGAAGAAAAAGAGGCTAAGCGTAAAGAAAAAGAACGTTTAAAGCTTGAAAAAGAAATAAAAAAGCTAGAAGAAGAAATTAAAAAAGAAGAACAACAAGAGAAAGAAAAGGAAAAAGAAAAGGAGGATAATTAA
- a CDS encoding 16S rRNA (uracil(1498)-N(3))-methyltransferase, with protein sequence MQLFYNPDLLITSKEITFNKDESRHIIRVLRKKEGDILHITNGNGILFFAEIIIGNDKKCIAKIIKYEEKPSTRDYYLHVAIAPTKNNDRLEWFLEKATEIGIDEITPIICKNSERKVVKVDRLERIIQSAMKQSLQFTLPKLNPPINFSNFIKNDFSEEIFIAHCENDTEKKFLKNVASLTSKYTVLIGPEGDFSPEEIQESLNKKFIPISLGKNRLRTETAGLNVVQSISYLHQ encoded by the coding sequence ATGCAACTTTTTTATAATCCGGATTTATTAATCACTTCAAAAGAAATTACTTTCAACAAAGATGAAAGTCGTCATATAATTCGTGTTTTGCGGAAAAAAGAAGGAGATATATTGCATATCACTAATGGAAATGGTATTCTTTTTTTTGCTGAAATAATTATTGGAAATGATAAAAAGTGTATTGCCAAAATTATTAAATACGAAGAAAAACCTAGTACAAGAGATTATTATTTACACGTAGCTATAGCACCTACGAAAAACAACGATCGCTTAGAATGGTTTTTGGAAAAAGCTACAGAAATTGGTATTGATGAAATAACCCCTATTATTTGTAAAAACTCAGAAAGAAAAGTTGTAAAAGTTGACCGTTTAGAAAGAATTATACAATCTGCAATGAAACAATCACTACAATTTACATTGCCTAAACTTAACCCTCCAATAAATTTTTCTAACTTCATAAAAAATGATTTTTCAGAAGAAATTTTTATTGCTCATTGTGAAAATGATACTGAAAAAAAGTTTTTAAAAAACGTTGCTTCTCTAACATCAAAATATACCGTGCTTATTGGACCCGAAGGTGATTTTTCTCCTGAAGAAATACAAGAGTCATTAAACAAGAAATTCATCCCTATTTCTTTAGGAAAGAATAGACTTAGAACAGAAACCGCAGGCTTAAATGTAGTTCAAAGCATATCCTATTTACATCAATAA
- a CDS encoding helix-turn-helix domain-containing protein — MIYLNLLILAISLNNIQSWALEKELVQHKFALDYVQVPWHFLAMPFLYMFLIHYLNLAEKSYKILKIIIPLFLILVIGQISFVLYYSDSASREYLNFIYERYTSIEEIFSLVTSLSIFVYSFYILYKKEKLFPKILSFDNLRWIYTFFILTSIGYALWILALIVKVKMNFTGFLFSYYPLRVYTTVLIYWLGYQGLKQIRVLKERERIRESLLIDLNGDFSVDTINLNTEKNFSKNQVEKQKEQFIEIDKFIRSKKKFLLNKYTLQDLSKDTELSSSTLSLIINNIAKKSFTDYLNEMRIDLAKTLLLDPDYTSYTITSIGLESGFNSKSTFYTVFKKHTGHTPVQFKSLSLAV; from the coding sequence ATGATATACCTAAACTTATTAATACTTGCAATATCATTAAATAACATACAATCTTGGGCTTTAGAAAAAGAGCTCGTTCAACATAAATTTGCTTTAGACTATGTACAAGTGCCTTGGCACTTTTTAGCAATGCCTTTTTTGTACATGTTTTTAATTCATTATTTAAACCTTGCTGAAAAGTCGTACAAAATATTAAAGATTATAATACCTCTCTTTTTAATTCTTGTTATAGGTCAAATTAGTTTTGTTCTTTACTACAGCGATTCAGCATCTAGAGAGTACCTAAATTTTATTTATGAACGGTATACTTCTATTGAAGAGATTTTTAGTTTAGTTACTTCACTAAGTATTTTTGTTTATTCATTTTACATTTTATACAAAAAAGAAAAATTGTTTCCTAAAATTCTATCTTTTGATAATCTTAGATGGATTTATACATTCTTCATTTTAACTTCAATTGGGTATGCTCTTTGGATTTTAGCTTTAATTGTTAAAGTAAAAATGAACTTCACTGGTTTCTTATTCTCTTATTATCCTTTAAGAGTTTATACTACCGTCTTAATTTATTGGTTAGGTTACCAAGGGCTAAAACAAATTCGTGTATTAAAGGAGCGTGAAAGAATTAGAGAGTCACTTTTAATTGATTTAAATGGTGATTTTAGTGTTGATACAATTAATTTGAACACTGAAAAAAACTTCTCTAAAAATCAAGTAGAAAAACAAAAAGAACAATTTATAGAAATAGATAAGTTCATTAGATCTAAAAAGAAATTTTTACTTAACAAATATACTCTACAAGATCTATCAAAAGACACAGAGCTAAGTTCTAGCACACTTTCTCTTATTATTAATAATATTGCTAAAAAATCTTTTACAGATTACTTAAATGAAATGAGAATAGATTTAGCTAAAACACTTTTATTAGACCCCGACTATACTAGTTATACAATAACTTCTATAGGACTTGAGTCTGGATTCAATTCTAAATCTACATTCTATACAGTTTTCAAAAAGCATACTGGACACACTCCTGTTCAATTCAAAAGCTTATCACTAGCCGTTTAA
- a CDS encoding DUF4834 family protein, with translation MTYLNEAGPVNFLKTILIILLVYYVIKFLAKLFGPYLIKKAVDKVQKKAEQQYRNQQQASDVEVGKTVIDKKPSNSKESNNSVGEYVDYEEID, from the coding sequence ATGACTTATTTAAATGAAGCTGGACCTGTGAATTTTTTAAAAACCATATTAATTATTCTGTTAGTTTATTACGTTATTAAGTTTTTAGCGAAACTTTTTGGACCATACTTAATAAAAAAAGCAGTAGACAAAGTACAAAAGAAAGCTGAACAACAGTATAGAAACCAACAACAAGCATCTGATGTTGAAGTAGGAAAAACTGTTATTGATAAAAAGCCAAGTAATTCTAAAGAAAGTAATAATTCTGTTGGCGAGTACGTTGACTATGAAGAAATAGACTAA
- a CDS encoding glycosyltransferase family 4 protein translates to MRIGMILDKRFPPDPRVENEAVELIKSGHEVFLFCLSYGNENLQEVINGIKIRRYKSNRLEYKLSALTYTVPFYSLLMRKKIKDFVFKNSIEAFHIHDIRVAEAVFLVNKKFRLPVILDLHDNMPEVMKFYPHLQKIPGKYLISPKKWKKKEEEFIEKADKIITVSQEFVDEIIFRTKVAKDKVVLVPNTIRKSFYNSEVVNKQIIEKYKNNFVLLYLGDTHIRRGLLTAIEAVKHLKKQISSIKLVIVGTNTTDTTLKEKVNKLGIQEYVDFEGWQNVSLFPSYINASSICISPLYRNIQHDVAYANKLFQYMSLGKPLLVSNATAQKKLITNINSGLVHEEKNVEDFARKVIRLYQNDSLRNELGEHGKEFVRNKFTWDKTSKELINLYNNL, encoded by the coding sequence ATGAGGATAGGAATGATTTTAGATAAAAGATTCCCTCCAGATCCAAGAGTAGAAAATGAGGCAGTAGAATTAATAAAGTCAGGCCACGAGGTGTTTTTGTTTTGTTTAAGTTATGGTAATGAAAATCTTCAAGAAGTAATTAATGGAATAAAAATAAGAAGATATAAGTCTAACAGATTAGAGTATAAACTATCTGCATTAACTTATACAGTTCCTTTTTATTCTTTGTTAATGAGAAAAAAAATTAAGGATTTTGTATTCAAAAATTCTATTGAAGCTTTTCATATTCATGATATAAGAGTTGCAGAAGCAGTTTTCCTTGTGAATAAAAAATTTCGATTACCAGTTATTTTAGATTTACATGATAACATGCCCGAGGTAATGAAGTTTTACCCACATTTACAAAAAATTCCAGGAAAATATCTAATCTCCCCAAAAAAGTGGAAAAAAAAAGAAGAAGAGTTTATAGAAAAAGCTGATAAAATTATAACTGTATCACAAGAGTTTGTTGATGAAATAATTTTTAGAACTAAAGTAGCCAAAGATAAAGTTGTTCTGGTACCTAATACAATTAGAAAGTCGTTTTATAACTCAGAGGTTGTAAATAAGCAGATAATAGAAAAATATAAAAACAATTTTGTGTTGTTATATTTAGGAGATACACATATTAGAAGAGGTTTATTAACTGCAATTGAAGCTGTAAAACATTTAAAAAAACAAATTTCATCTATAAAACTTGTAATAGTAGGTACCAACACTACAGATACTACATTAAAAGAAAAGGTTAATAAATTAGGTATTCAAGAGTATGTTGATTTTGAAGGTTGGCAAAATGTTTCTTTATTTCCTTCTTATATTAATGCGAGCAGTATTTGCATTTCTCCTTTATACAGAAACATACAACATGATGTTGCTTATGCAAATAAACTCTTTCAGTATATGAGTTTAGGTAAACCTTTGTTAGTAAGTAATGCAACTGCTCAAAAAAAACTAATCACTAATATAAACTCAGGGTTGGTACATGAAGAAAAAAATGTAGAAGATTTTGCAAGAAAAGTAATAAGATTGTATCAAAATGATTCATTAAGGAATGAGTTAGGAGAACATGGAAAAGAATTTGTGCGAAACAAGTTTACATGGGATAAAACATCAAAAGAGTTGATAAACTTGTACAATAACTTATAA
- a CDS encoding GTP cyclohydrolase produces the protein MIQIKEITTKKGMKQFVKFPFSLYKNNKYWVPPIIKGEIESFDKNKNPVFEHAKARFFLALKNNEIVGRVVAIINSYEVEKQHIKKIRFGWFDVIDNIEVSKALLNKVAEIGRENNLEYIEGPVGFNNLDKTGVLIEGFDHIGTMITWYNHPYYAKHLEYLGFTKEKEYIESIFSFSNVDIKKYRKASNIIQRRYNLTPLNFTSTDKIMPYVDEMFNLFSKTYSKLSTYVPISDAQIAYFKKKYISFINPEYIKFVVDENHKLVAFAIVMPSFSKALQKAKGKLFPFGIFHLLNARKNSKDVTFYLIGVDPEYQNKGVTAIIFEQFHPIFLAKGIQNCIRTPELEENHAIHQIWKDFSPKIHKRRRTYKLDL, from the coding sequence ATGATTCAAATTAAAGAAATAACTACCAAAAAGGGAATGAAACAATTTGTTAAGTTTCCTTTTTCTCTTTATAAAAACAATAAGTACTGGGTTCCTCCTATTATTAAGGGTGAAATTGAAAGCTTTGACAAAAATAAAAATCCTGTTTTTGAACATGCCAAAGCTCGTTTTTTCTTAGCATTAAAAAACAATGAAATAGTTGGTAGAGTTGTAGCTATTATCAATTCTTATGAAGTAGAAAAGCAGCATATAAAAAAAATACGTTTTGGCTGGTTTGATGTTATTGATAATATTGAAGTATCTAAAGCTTTACTAAATAAAGTTGCTGAAATAGGTCGCGAAAATAACTTAGAATACATAGAAGGTCCTGTTGGTTTTAATAATTTAGATAAAACAGGAGTTCTTATTGAAGGGTTTGACCACATTGGAACTATGATTACATGGTACAATCATCCTTATTATGCGAAACACCTAGAGTATTTAGGGTTTACAAAAGAAAAAGAATACATCGAAAGTATATTCTCTTTCAGTAACGTTGATATTAAGAAATATAGAAAGGCTAGTAATATAATTCAAAGGAGATACAACTTAACTCCTTTAAACTTTACTTCTACAGATAAAATTATGCCTTATGTTGATGAAATGTTTAACTTGTTTAGTAAAACATATTCCAAATTATCAACTTATGTGCCTATTTCAGATGCTCAAATAGCTTATTTTAAAAAGAAATATATAAGCTTTATAAACCCTGAGTATATAAAATTTGTTGTTGACGAAAATCATAAACTAGTCGCATTTGCTATTGTTATGCCTTCTTTTTCTAAAGCTTTACAAAAAGCAAAAGGAAAACTTTTTCCTTTCGGAATTTTCCACTTGTTGAATGCAAGAAAAAACTCTAAAGATGTTACTTTTTATTTAATTGGAGTTGATCCCGAATATCAAAACAAAGGAGTTACAGCCATTATTTTTGAGCAATTTCATCCTATATTTTTGGCTAAAGGAATTCAAAACTGTATTAGAACACCTGAACTTGAAGAAAATCATGCAATTCATCAAATTTGGAAAGATTTTAGTCCTAAAATTCACAAAAGAAGAAGAACATACAAACTCGATTTATAA
- a CDS encoding helix-turn-helix domain-containing protein, producing MTRYLLIIFVTLSFSKKIVSQTKYLDSIHRNKVYYFKNLNNDSLFYYSKKLQQSNNKLSKVIGISAEAYAYHRLKKYKEAEETALRLVEKTNYFLNNSTNEKQAFLEAKVSGLNRLFWIKKNQEDYTKAYEYLIQMQSSNEQHPNKKDVKYLRYKIIIKTLKAIINQALNMNFEAKQILLSAYSDSNSEAFSNLKDNRFLQQKADLLNSLGNAYLSINRTDIQNKNHNKSYLDSASYYYDKAFEITKLFNPPHEDSEIIYNLRKTEVLIARKEFSKAVDLINNYKNISNGYPYFHREYFQKAICFHNLKKSDSTIYYSNKFLKNQEKCETSKLITIYDILSKEYNNLNKLDSAYKYSKLTLDQYNLAKSSKDKTFNLFYNNNFEQAQQLNKTIEEREATKQRNLIISFIILLLTFFIITFYLIRKEKEKKKELILIMNKNKPAEIEKKEYNIDEALETKILDEFKNVTKNSDFLKPEFSINYIADKLETNTTYISFVFNKHHEESFKQYCTKLKINYVVEKLKTDKNFRKYSIQAIAEEIGYTNASAFTRAFKKHIGITPSAFLKDIEN from the coding sequence ATGACCAGATATTTACTTATCATATTTGTTACTCTTTCTTTTTCAAAGAAAATCGTTTCACAAACAAAGTATTTAGATTCTATTCATAGAAATAAAGTTTATTATTTTAAAAACTTAAATAATGATAGTTTATTCTATTACTCTAAAAAGTTACAGCAATCTAATAATAAACTGTCAAAAGTAATAGGTATTTCTGCAGAAGCCTATGCATACCATAGGCTGAAGAAATACAAAGAGGCCGAAGAAACAGCGCTAAGACTAGTAGAAAAAACCAACTATTTCTTGAACAATTCCACAAACGAAAAACAAGCCTTTCTTGAAGCTAAAGTATCTGGTTTAAACAGGCTCTTTTGGATTAAAAAAAATCAAGAAGATTATACTAAAGCATATGAGTATTTAATTCAAATGCAAAGTTCTAATGAACAACATCCTAATAAAAAGGATGTAAAATACTTAAGATATAAAATAATTATCAAAACATTAAAAGCAATTATAAATCAAGCTTTAAACATGAATTTTGAAGCTAAGCAGATTTTATTAAGCGCATACAGCGATAGTAATTCTGAAGCTTTTAGTAACCTTAAAGATAATCGTTTTTTACAACAAAAAGCTGACCTTCTCAATTCTCTAGGAAATGCATACTTATCAATTAATAGAACTGACATTCAAAATAAAAATCATAATAAATCTTATCTTGATTCAGCTTCTTATTATTATGACAAGGCCTTTGAAATAACTAAGCTTTTTAATCCTCCTCATGAAGATTCTGAGATTATTTATAATTTAAGAAAAACTGAAGTATTAATTGCCAGAAAAGAATTTTCTAAAGCAGTTGATTTAATTAATAATTATAAAAACATAAGTAATGGTTACCCTTATTTTCATAGAGAATATTTTCAGAAAGCTATTTGTTTTCACAACTTGAAAAAATCTGATTCTACTATTTACTACTCAAACAAGTTTTTAAAAAATCAAGAGAAATGTGAAACAAGCAAACTAATTACTATTTACGACATACTTTCTAAGGAATATAACAACTTAAACAAATTAGACAGTGCTTACAAATACTCTAAACTTACTTTAGACCAGTATAATTTAGCAAAAAGCTCTAAGGATAAAACATTTAATTTATTTTATAATAACAACTTTGAGCAAGCTCAACAGCTCAATAAAACAATAGAAGAAAGAGAAGCTACAAAACAACGTAATCTTATTATATCTTTTATCATCTTACTACTAACTTTTTTCATTATTACTTTTTACCTCATAAGAAAAGAGAAAGAAAAGAAAAAAGAACTTATTTTGATAATGAATAAAAACAAGCCTGCTGAAATAGAAAAAAAAGAATATAATATTGATGAAGCTTTAGAAACTAAAATTCTTGACGAATTTAAAAACGTAACTAAAAACTCAGATTTTCTAAAACCTGAGTTTTCAATCAACTATATTGCTGATAAATTAGAAACCAACACTACTTATATTTCATTTGTTTTTAACAAACATCATGAAGAGTCTTTTAAACAGTATTGTACTAAGCTTAAAATTAATTATGTAGTAGAAAAACTAAAGACAGATAAAAACTTTAGAAAATATTCTATACAAGCCATAGCTGAAGAAATAGGTTACACCAACGCATCTGCTTTTACAAGAGCGTTTAAAAAACATATTGGTATAACCCCTTCTGCCTTCTTAAAAGATATTGAAAACTAG